Below is a genomic region from Pseudomonas svalbardensis.
CGATTGTTTGCCGGGTGATTTGCGTTGCCCCCTTCGCGAGCAGGCTCGCTCCCACAGTGGTCCGCGTTCAACCTGTGGGAGCGAGCCTGCTCGCGAAAGGGCCAGTACAGTCGATGAAAGGCTCGGCTTAGCGACCCTTCTTCCAGAGGTACGCGCCCACCAGAATCCCGACACCGCAAATGATCGCTACGTAATAGGCAGGCCCCATCGGGCTTTCCTTCAGCAGCAGGGTGACAACCATCGGGGTCAGGCCGCCGAAGATGGCGTAGGCCAGGTTGTAGGAGAACGACAGCCCGCTGAAGCGCACCACCGCCGGGAAGGCTTTGACCATCACATACGGCACTGCACCGATAGTGCCGACCAGCAAGCCGGTCAAGGCGTACATCGGGAACAGCCAGTCCGGGTGGTTGAACAGGCTGTGGTAGAAGGTCCACGAACTGATCAGCAACGCGGCACTGCCGAACACGAAGACACGACCCGCGCCGAAGCGGTCAGCCAGTGCACCGGAGGCGACGCAGCCCAGGCTCAGAAACACGATCGCCAGGCTGTTGGCCTGCAATGCGGTGGTTGGCGAGAAGTGGTAGACGGTCTGCAGCACGGTCGGGGTCATCAGAATGATCACGATGATGCCGGCAGACAGCAGCCAGGTCAGCAGCATGGAAATCAGGATCGCCCCGCGATGGTCACGCAACACGGCGCGCAGCGGCACTTCTTCTGCCAGGGCCTTGCGCAGTTGCAGCTCGGCGAATACAGGGGTTTCGTGCAACCAGCGGCGCAGGTAAACCGAGAACAGGCCGAACACGCCACCCAGCAGGAACGGAATCCGCCAGGCGTAATCCGAGACTTCGACCGGGGTATAAATGCTGTTGATCGCGGTGGCGACCAGCGAGCCCAGCAGGATGCCAGCCGTCAGCCCGCTGGTCAGGGTGCCGCAGGCATAACCGATATGACGCTGCGGCACGTGTTCGGAAACGAATACCCACGCGCCCGGCACTTCACCGCCAATTGCCGCGCCCTGAATCACCCGCATCAGCAGCAGCAGGATCGGCGCCCACATGCCGATCTGCGCGTAAGTCGGCAACAGGCCCATGATCAGGGTCGGCACCGCCATCATGAAAATGCTAAGAGTGAACATCTTCTTGCGTCCCAACAGGTCGCCGAAGTGCGCCATAACAATGCCGCCCAGTGGCCGCGCCAGGTAGCCGGCGGCAAAGATCCCGAAGGTCTGCATCAAGCGCAGCCACTCGGGCATGTCGGCCGGGAAGAACAGCTTGCCGACCACCGTGGCGAAGAACACGAAGATGATGAAATCGTAAAACTCCAGCGCACCGCCCAGGGCAGACAGCGACAAAGTCTTGTAATCGCTGCGGGTCAGCGGACGTGCGGATTGAGTGGACTGCGCGATGCTCGAGGGCGCTGTGGTCATGGCAAGGCTTCTCTTATAGTCGGATCTGCAACCTCAACAACGCTGGCCGAGGCTTGGGCAGGTCCGGCACGATAACAAATTGTTCGAAAAAGCACATAGAGGTGCGTATTTGACGGTCGAAATGAGAACCGGACGGTCGTCTCGGAGTCTACCGACCGATATACTCGCAATCCTGCACCTGCTTGTAAGGGGTTGCTGTGCGAAAACGTCGTTGGCAGCCGTCAGCCGATTTCGCAGAGTTTCCCTTTAGGCGCCTTACGAAAAACGTGACGAACGTAGTATGTTCGGGGCTGAATCGTTTTTCCTTGAGACGGCTATTCACCTGAAGTACCAATGAGAGTCACGGGTCAGAGGCACCCCCGGCATGATAGAGCTCGAACAAGAAGATCCAATCCCGCAAGGCGACCTTGCCCTGCAAATTACCGCGCTTCCTCGCGAAACCAACGGCTTTGGCGATATTTTCGGCGGTTGGCTGGTGTCGCAGATGGATTTGGCCGGCACCGCAATGGCCAGCAAAGTCGCGGGTGGTCGCGTGGCCACGGTTGCGATCGACCGCATGGCGTTTCTGGTTCCGGTAGCGGTGGGTGCTCAGCTCTCCTTCTATACCCAGGCGCTGGAAATCGGCCGCAGCTCGATTCAGATGATGGTCGAAGTCTGGAGTGACGATCCGCTGTCCAGCGAATGGCGTAAAGTGACGGAAGCCGTGTTTGTGTTCGTCGCCATCGACGGCAGCGGTCGCACCCGTTCGGTTCCGCCTAGAGCTCGTTAAACACTGCGACCTTTCTGCGGTCCATTGCAGTCATTGTTCCTGATCGAGAGTTGCCCCATGAGCACGCCCAACGTTGAAGCCGTGAAACTGGATGAACTGAACTGCTGGCGCATTCGCCACGGTCAGGCCGAATTGCTGGTCGCCCAGCAAGGCGCGCACATCCTCAGTTATCAAGTGGCCGGGCAACCGCCGCTGATCTGGCTCAACGACGAGGCCGTGTTCAAGACTGGCAAGAGCATCCGCGCCGGGGTTCCGGTGTGCTGGCCGTGGTTCGGCAATCTGCCGCGCAACCCGCAGAGCGTTCAGGCGATGCGCGTCAGTAACGAAGCGCCGACCGCCCACGGGCTGGTAAGGGCGATGGACTGGGAACTGGGCGGCATTGAAACCGAGGGCGAAAGCCTCAAGGTGGAGTTTGTTCTGCCCTACCCTGAGGGCGGTTTACCGGGCTGGCCGCATCAGGTGGATTTGAAGCTGAGCATTCGTCTGGATGAGCAACTGCACATCAGCCTGACCAGCCATAACCAGGGCGCTGACAAAGTCACCATCAGCCAGGCGCTGCACAGCTATTTCGCGGTCAGCGATGTACGCCAAGTGCATGTCGAAGGGCTGGATGGCTTGAGTTACATCGAAACCCTGGACGACTGGAAAACCGTCACTCAGACCGGCGATCTGCGTTTTGTCGGCGAGACCGATCGTATCTATCTCAATACCCCGACGA
It encodes:
- a CDS encoding acyl-CoA thioesterase; this encodes MIELEQEDPIPQGDLALQITALPRETNGFGDIFGGWLVSQMDLAGTAMASKVAGGRVATVAIDRMAFLVPVAVGAQLSFYTQALEIGRSSIQMMVEVWSDDPLSSEWRKVTEAVFVFVAIDGSGRTRSVPPRAR
- a CDS encoding D-hexose-6-phosphate mutarotase — encoded protein: MSTPNVEAVKLDELNCWRIRHGQAELLVAQQGAHILSYQVAGQPPLIWLNDEAVFKTGKSIRAGVPVCWPWFGNLPRNPQSVQAMRVSNEAPTAHGLVRAMDWELGGIETEGESLKVEFVLPYPEGGLPGWPHQVDLKLSIRLDEQLHISLTSHNQGADKVTISQALHSYFAVSDVRQVHVEGLDGLSYIETLDDWKTVTQTGDLRFVGETDRIYLNTPTKLSIVDPAWERRIELTSSGSRSAVIWNPWIDRAAAFSDMADDGWQRMLCIETANVMDDVVTLAPGASHTLGVSIGSAPL
- a CDS encoding MFS transporter — its product is MTTAPSSIAQSTQSARPLTRSDYKTLSLSALGGALEFYDFIIFVFFATVVGKLFFPADMPEWLRLMQTFGIFAAGYLARPLGGIVMAHFGDLLGRKKMFTLSIFMMAVPTLIMGLLPTYAQIGMWAPILLLLMRVIQGAAIGGEVPGAWVFVSEHVPQRHIGYACGTLTSGLTAGILLGSLVATAINSIYTPVEVSDYAWRIPFLLGGVFGLFSVYLRRWLHETPVFAELQLRKALAEEVPLRAVLRDHRGAILISMLLTWLLSAGIIVIILMTPTVLQTVYHFSPTTALQANSLAIVFLSLGCVASGALADRFGAGRVFVFGSAALLISSWTFYHSLFNHPDWLFPMYALTGLLVGTIGAVPYVMVKAFPAVVRFSGLSFSYNLAYAIFGGLTPMVVTLLLKESPMGPAYYVAIICGVGILVGAYLWKKGR